In the Opitutia bacterium genome, one interval contains:
- a CDS encoding SDR family oxidoreductase, producing the protein MNHHDYLSSLFGLHGKVAVVIGGTGELCGAMAEGLAGAGAEVVLVGRNIDKAQARLDKIAAAGGKAWFYAAEATSKIELEGLRDAVIGRSGRIDIVVNGAGVNSATPYFDITEEEFDRIVRVNLKGVFLGCQVFGKYLVDRGQGGSIINLGSMSGVVPLSRVFTYSATKGAVHNLTLNLAREWAPAKVRVNVLVPGFFPAEQNRKVLTPDRVANIMGHTPMKRFGEARELIGATLLLASDAAGSFITGEELIVDGGYHAMTI; encoded by the coding sequence ATGAACCACCACGACTACCTCTCCTCCCTCTTCGGCCTGCACGGCAAAGTTGCCGTCGTCATCGGCGGCACCGGCGAACTCTGCGGCGCGATGGCCGAAGGCCTCGCCGGCGCGGGCGCCGAAGTCGTCCTCGTCGGGCGCAACATCGACAAGGCCCAGGCGCGTCTCGACAAGATCGCCGCGGCCGGCGGCAAGGCGTGGTTCTACGCCGCCGAAGCCACCAGCAAGATCGAACTCGAGGGCTTGCGCGACGCCGTGATCGGCCGTTCCGGCCGCATCGACATCGTCGTCAACGGCGCGGGCGTGAACTCCGCCACGCCTTACTTCGACATCACCGAGGAGGAGTTCGATCGCATCGTGCGCGTGAACCTCAAGGGCGTTTTCCTCGGCTGCCAGGTCTTCGGCAAATACCTCGTCGATCGCGGCCAGGGTGGCTCGATCATCAACCTCGGCTCGATGTCCGGCGTCGTGCCGCTGTCGCGCGTCTTCACTTACTCCGCCACCAAGGGCGCTGTGCACAACCTCACGCTCAATCTCGCGCGCGAGTGGGCTCCGGCCAAGGTGCGCGTCAACGTCCTCGTCCCGGGCTTTTTCCCCGCCGAGCAAAACCGCAAGGTCCTCACGCCTGACCGCGTCGCGAACATCATGGGCCACACGCCGATGAAGCGCTTCGGCGAAGCCCGCGAACTCATCGGCGCGACGCTCCTCCTCGCCAGCGACGCCGCCGGCTCGTTCATCACCGGCGAGGAACTCATCGTCGACGGCGGCTACCACGCCATGACGATCTGA
- the pelA gene encoding pectate lyase, giving the protein MTLRFLALCLVLAAPLGAVESVKWSERLPRDAKWLAGEQGRAIAENLLLYQYPSGGWPKNIDMAKPLTSAERAELEERAHDDATIDNGATTTQIKFLARSYVATQEPRYRAAAERGIDYLLAAQYPNGGWPQYFPLRKGYYTHITFNDDAMVRVLEVLRAVGEGSEPFSWVDDARREKARAAVARGVDCILKCQIVQNGILTAWCAQHDETTFAPAWARKFEPPSIASRESATIVNFLMSLPRPWPEIVRAVDAAVAWFEKTPVHGIRWTEKPTATGMERFAERDPAAPDTWARFYELGTDRPVFMGRDSVVHYDVNEIELERRNGYGWYSEQPRSVLKAYRSWKAKLQP; this is encoded by the coding sequence ATGACGCTCCGCTTCCTCGCGCTTTGCCTCGTGCTCGCCGCGCCGCTCGGCGCGGTCGAGTCCGTGAAATGGTCCGAACGCCTGCCGCGCGACGCGAAGTGGCTCGCCGGCGAGCAGGGCCGCGCGATTGCGGAGAACCTGCTGCTCTACCAATACCCGTCAGGCGGCTGGCCCAAGAACATCGACATGGCCAAGCCGCTCACGTCCGCCGAGCGGGCGGAACTCGAAGAGCGCGCGCACGACGACGCGACAATCGACAACGGCGCCACGACCACGCAGATCAAATTCCTCGCCCGTTCCTACGTCGCGACGCAGGAGCCGCGCTACCGCGCCGCGGCCGAGCGGGGCATCGATTACCTGCTCGCCGCGCAATATCCGAATGGCGGCTGGCCGCAGTATTTCCCGCTGCGCAAAGGCTACTACACCCACATCACGTTCAACGACGACGCGATGGTCCGCGTGCTCGAGGTCCTGCGCGCGGTGGGCGAGGGGAGTGAACCGTTTTCATGGGTCGATGACGCGCGCCGCGAGAAAGCCCGCGCTGCCGTCGCGCGCGGCGTCGACTGCATTCTCAAGTGCCAGATTGTGCAGAACGGGATACTCACCGCGTGGTGCGCGCAGCACGATGAAACGACGTTCGCGCCCGCCTGGGCCCGCAAGTTCGAGCCTCCCTCCATCGCCAGTCGCGAGAGCGCCACGATCGTCAACTTTCTGATGAGCCTGCCGCGGCCGTGGCCGGAAATCGTCCGCGCCGTCGACGCAGCCGTCGCTTGGTTCGAGAAGACTCCGGTGCACGGCATCCGCTGGACCGAGAAGCCCACGGCGACGGGCATGGAGCGCTTTGCCGAAAGGGATCCCGCCGCGCCGGACACTTGGGCGCGGTTCTACGAACTCGGCACCGATCGGCCCGTGTTCATGGGCCGTGACTCGGTCGTGCACTACGATGTCAACGAGATCGAACTCGAGCGCCGGAACGGCTACGGCTGGTATTCCGAGCAACCTCGGTCCGTTCTGAAGGCCTACCGATCATGGAAGGCCAAGCTGCAGCCCTGA
- a CDS encoding MFS transporter — translation MSRLEEINQQIGRYRWTICALVFFATTVNYLDRNVLGLLKPILSADGVFGADKAAQELNYSTVVICFQFTYAIGMIFAGRFIDWVGTKSGYAYSLIGWSIAAIGHAFGHHTWSFGFWRAALGLTESGNFPAANKTMAEWFPKKERALATGLYNSGANVGAIVAPITVPYIAEWWGWEWAFILTGAVGLLWLFFWYRTYDSPAAKLKNGQLTQAEYDYIHSDKDDAPAAVAGAPVAKVSWFKLLGFRQTWAFFFGKFLTDPIWWFYMFWLPAFLNEENARKITAFKAAHPGFTGPSSEVPGFISWTVAVAVVYSISTVGSIFGGWLPKRFANGGMDLNKARKLSMFIFALGPLTVLFASRLGEIDIWLAVLTIGVACAAHQAWSANIFTTVSDMFPKRAVASVTGIGGMAGGIGGILIARAAGLLLAHYTTLGKIEVGYGILFVVCGTAYIVAWVVMHLLVPKFQLVKLDEA, via the coding sequence ATGAGCAGACTTGAAGAAATTAATCAACAGATCGGCCGCTATCGCTGGACGATCTGCGCGCTCGTTTTCTTCGCCACCACGGTCAACTACCTCGACCGTAACGTGCTCGGCCTCCTCAAGCCGATCCTCTCCGCCGACGGCGTCTTCGGCGCCGACAAGGCGGCGCAAGAGCTCAACTACTCGACCGTGGTGATCTGTTTCCAGTTCACCTACGCGATCGGCATGATCTTCGCCGGTCGGTTCATCGACTGGGTCGGCACAAAGTCCGGCTACGCCTACTCGCTCATCGGCTGGAGCATCGCGGCCATCGGCCACGCCTTCGGCCACCACACGTGGAGCTTCGGTTTCTGGCGCGCCGCGCTCGGTCTCACCGAGTCGGGCAATTTCCCCGCCGCCAACAAGACCATGGCCGAGTGGTTCCCGAAGAAGGAGCGCGCGCTCGCCACCGGCCTCTACAACTCCGGCGCCAACGTCGGTGCGATCGTCGCCCCCATCACCGTGCCCTACATCGCCGAGTGGTGGGGTTGGGAATGGGCGTTCATCCTCACCGGCGCCGTCGGTCTGCTCTGGCTGTTCTTCTGGTATCGCACCTACGACTCTCCGGCCGCGAAGCTCAAGAACGGCCAACTCACCCAGGCCGAATACGACTACATCCACAGCGACAAGGACGACGCCCCGGCTGCCGTCGCGGGTGCCCCGGTCGCGAAGGTCAGCTGGTTCAAGCTCCTCGGCTTCCGCCAGACGTGGGCGTTCTTCTTCGGCAAATTCCTCACCGATCCGATTTGGTGGTTCTACATGTTCTGGCTCCCGGCGTTCCTGAACGAGGAAAACGCGCGCAAGATCACCGCGTTCAAGGCCGCGCATCCCGGCTTCACCGGCCCGAGCTCTGAAGTGCCCGGCTTCATCAGCTGGACCGTGGCCGTGGCGGTCGTCTACTCGATCTCCACAGTCGGCTCGATCTTCGGCGGCTGGCTGCCGAAACGTTTCGCGAACGGCGGCATGGACCTGAACAAGGCGCGCAAGCTCTCGATGTTCATCTTCGCGCTCGGGCCGCTGACCGTGCTCTTCGCCTCCCGTCTCGGCGAAATCGACATCTGGCTCGCGGTGCTGACCATCGGCGTCGCCTGCGCGGCGCACCAAGCCTGGTCGGCCAACATCTTCACGACCGTCTCCGACATGTTCCCGAAACGCGCCGTGGCGTCGGTCACCGGCATCGGCGGCATGGCGGGCGGCATTGGCGGCATCCTCATCGCCCGCGCGGCGGGTCTGTTGCTCGCGCACTACACGACCCTCGGCAAGATCGAGGTCGGCTACGGCATCCTGTTCGTCGTGTGCGGCACCGCCTACATCGTCGCGTGGGTCGTCATGCACCTGCTCGTGCCGAAGTTCCAACTCGTCAAACTCGACGAGGCCTAA
- a CDS encoding glycoside hydrolase family 88 protein produces the protein MKFTRTLFALAVVFGLVARSLAADAPQKFNGATPLEWSQRLADSEMKRLGNALEAGGSNPRARWDYSPGVLALSLVRLGDTTGNAAYTQFGTRAVASHVNTDGVIAGYKEEDYNIDNIPPGKVLLAAIARGEKSPAYVKAVQALRDQMRRHPRTSEGGFWHKKRYPHQMWLDGLYMASPFLAQYAVEFNEPALFDDVAKQIVLMDAHSYDPATGLFWHAWDEAKAQSWADKQTGYSPHFWSRAIGWYAMAIVDSLDYMPVSQPEIDHIVGILKRLADGVVRWQDPKTGVWWQITNLGTRQGNYLEGSGSSMFVYALAKAVNKGYLPREKYEAAILKGYQGILDTLIKSNSDGSIRLTQICQGAGLGYTMANGRPRDGSFDYYISEPIVDNDAKGTGPFILAGIEVEKMVATKSAAASASFQARGWDDYERVLARIKAPTFPAKDFPITDFGTAAGSPDSSDAITKAIAAANAAGGGRVVIPAGEWFTGAIHLKSNVNLHVSKGATLKFLTDPKKYPIVFTRWEGVELMNVSPLIYAWEQENIAITGEGTLDGQADWDNWWGWNKKEPGVAPRQRIAREKLLKMGETNVPVAERVFGPEDHLRPNFIQPYRCKNILIEGVTIIRSPMWEIHPVLSQNITVRGVKIHSHGPNNDGCDPESSRDILVEDCVFDTGDDCIAIKSGRNGDGRRVGVPTENMVIRNSKMLDGHGGVVLGSECSGGIRNIFVENCEMDSPNLDRALRFKNNAVRGGTLENVFARNIRVGHVGEAVLTIDFRYEEGAKGDFRPIVRNVQLENITSSASPRALYIRGIPNGVIENIRVKNSQFNDLTEPEVVEHAGSVTFTNVTLSPKKMPKGLNSVPSPESK, from the coding sequence ATGAAGTTCACCCGCACCCTGTTTGCTCTCGCTGTTGTTTTCGGTCTCGTTGCCCGCTCGCTCGCGGCCGACGCTCCGCAGAAATTCAACGGCGCCACGCCGCTCGAGTGGTCGCAGCGCCTCGCCGATTCCGAGATGAAGCGCCTCGGCAACGCGCTCGAGGCCGGCGGCTCGAACCCGCGCGCGCGCTGGGATTATTCGCCCGGTGTGCTCGCGCTCAGCTTGGTTCGCCTCGGCGACACGACGGGCAACGCGGCCTACACGCAATTCGGCACGCGCGCCGTCGCCTCGCACGTCAACACCGACGGCGTCATCGCCGGCTACAAGGAGGAAGACTACAACATCGACAATATCCCGCCGGGCAAAGTGCTCCTCGCCGCCATCGCGCGCGGCGAAAAGAGCCCCGCCTACGTGAAGGCTGTGCAGGCGCTGCGCGACCAGATGCGGCGGCACCCGCGCACGAGCGAGGGCGGCTTCTGGCACAAGAAGCGTTATCCGCACCAGATGTGGCTCGACGGCCTCTACATGGCCTCGCCGTTCCTCGCGCAATACGCCGTGGAGTTCAACGAGCCGGCCCTCTTCGACGACGTCGCGAAGCAGATCGTCCTGATGGACGCGCACAGCTACGATCCCGCGACCGGCCTTTTCTGGCACGCGTGGGACGAAGCCAAGGCGCAGAGCTGGGCGGACAAACAGACCGGTTACTCGCCGCACTTCTGGAGCCGCGCCATCGGATGGTATGCGATGGCGATCGTCGACTCGCTCGACTATATGCCGGTCAGCCAGCCGGAGATCGATCACATCGTCGGCATCCTGAAGCGCCTCGCCGACGGCGTCGTTCGCTGGCAGGACCCGAAGACCGGCGTCTGGTGGCAGATCACCAACCTCGGCACGCGCCAGGGCAATTACCTCGAAGGTTCCGGCTCCTCGATGTTCGTCTACGCGCTCGCGAAAGCCGTGAACAAGGGCTACCTGCCGCGCGAAAAATACGAAGCCGCGATCCTCAAGGGCTACCAAGGCATCCTCGACACGCTCATCAAGTCCAACTCCGACGGCTCCATCCGCCTCACGCAAATCTGCCAGGGCGCCGGCCTCGGTTACACGATGGCCAACGGCCGCCCGCGTGACGGCTCGTTCGACTATTACATCAGCGAGCCCATCGTCGACAACGACGCGAAGGGCACCGGCCCGTTCATCCTCGCCGGCATCGAAGTCGAAAAGATGGTCGCGACCAAATCGGCCGCGGCGTCTGCTTCATTTCAGGCGCGCGGTTGGGATGACTACGAGCGCGTCCTCGCCCGCATCAAGGCCCCGACGTTCCCCGCGAAGGATTTTCCGATCACGGATTTTGGCACCGCTGCTGGCTCGCCCGACAGCAGTGACGCGATCACCAAGGCCATCGCCGCCGCCAACGCCGCGGGCGGCGGTCGCGTGGTGATTCCCGCCGGCGAATGGTTCACCGGTGCCATCCACCTCAAGAGCAACGTCAACCTCCACGTCAGCAAGGGCGCGACGCTCAAGTTTCTCACCGACCCGAAGAAATACCCCATTGTCTTCACGCGCTGGGAAGGCGTGGAGCTGATGAACGTCTCGCCGCTCATCTACGCCTGGGAGCAGGAGAACATCGCCATCACCGGCGAAGGCACGCTCGACGGCCAGGCCGACTGGGACAACTGGTGGGGATGGAACAAGAAGGAACCCGGCGTCGCCCCGCGTCAGCGCATCGCCCGCGAGAAACTGCTGAAGATGGGCGAGACCAACGTCCCCGTTGCTGAGCGCGTCTTCGGCCCCGAGGATCATCTCCGCCCGAATTTCATTCAGCCTTACCGCTGCAAGAACATCCTCATCGAGGGCGTCACGATCATCCGTTCGCCGATGTGGGAAATCCATCCCGTGCTCTCGCAGAACATCACCGTGCGCGGCGTGAAAATCCACTCACACGGCCCGAACAACGACGGCTGCGACCCCGAGTCGTCACGCGACATCCTCGTCGAGGATTGCGTGTTCGACACCGGCGACGACTGCATCGCAATCAAGTCTGGCCGCAACGGCGACGGCCGCCGCGTCGGCGTGCCGACCGAGAACATGGTCATCCGCAACTCCAAGATGCTCGACGGCCACGGTGGCGTGGTCCTCGGTTCCGAATGCTCCGGCGGCATCCGCAACATCTTCGTGGAGAACTGCGAGATGGACAGCCCCAACCTCGATCGCGCCCTGCGCTTCAAGAACAACGCCGTGCGCGGCGGCACGCTCGAAAACGTCTTCGCGCGCAACATCCGCGTCGGCCACGTCGGCGAAGCCGTCCTCACGATCGATTTCCGCTACGAGGAGGGCGCCAAGGGCGACTTTCGGCCCATTGTCCGCAACGTCCAGCTCGAGAACATCACCAGCTCCGCCAGCCCGCGCGCGCTTTACATCCGCGGCATCCCGAACGGGGTGATCGAGAATATCCGAGTGAAGAACTCCCAGTTCAACGATTTGACTGAACCCGAGGTCGTCGAGCACGCCGGTTCTGTTACCTTCACCAACGTCACGCTATCTCCCAAGAAAATGCCGAAGGGCCTCAACTCCGTTCCCAGCCCCGAAAGCAAATGA
- a CDS encoding glycoside hydrolase family 88 protein: protein MKRLLCCAFLLSAALAAPATESTLTVMERVADWQLANPAPKWKSTDWHNAAFYAGVMALVEVSPSPRFRDAMVKMGEGNAWKLGERIYHADDHAVGQTYADLYRATKDTRMIAPMRERFDYILAHQKDDNLLFDSKKNPGHTDRWSWCDALFMSPPAWAKLTQFTGDAKYLEFAVTKWWVTSDYLYDRSERLYFRDSSIFPKLEKNGAKVFWARGNGWVLGGLVRMLQAMPADHPARAKFVQQFREMSERIAALQNPDGYWRASMLDPQSYPMQESSGTGFFCYGIAWGINEGILDRAKFEPTVRKAWSALLACVKPDGRLTHVQPVGFTPVTFDENSTEPYGVGAFLLAGREMIRLGQ, encoded by the coding sequence ATGAAACGACTCCTCTGTTGCGCGTTCCTGTTGTCTGCGGCGCTCGCTGCGCCGGCCACCGAATCAACCTTAACCGTGATGGAGCGAGTCGCCGACTGGCAGCTCGCCAATCCCGCGCCCAAGTGGAAATCCACCGACTGGCACAACGCCGCGTTCTACGCCGGCGTGATGGCGCTGGTTGAGGTCTCGCCCAGCCCGCGTTTCCGCGACGCGATGGTCAAGATGGGCGAGGGGAACGCCTGGAAACTCGGCGAGCGCATCTACCACGCCGACGACCACGCGGTCGGCCAGACCTATGCCGACCTCTATCGCGCGACCAAGGACACGCGCATGATCGCGCCGATGCGCGAGCGCTTCGACTACATCCTCGCGCACCAAAAGGACGACAACCTCCTCTTCGATTCGAAGAAGAATCCCGGCCACACCGACCGCTGGTCGTGGTGCGACGCGCTCTTCATGTCGCCGCCCGCGTGGGCCAAGCTCACGCAGTTCACCGGGGACGCGAAGTATCTCGAGTTCGCCGTCACGAAATGGTGGGTGACCTCCGACTACCTTTACGACCGCAGCGAGCGCCTCTATTTCCGCGACAGCTCCATCTTCCCGAAACTCGAGAAGAACGGCGCCAAGGTTTTCTGGGCGCGCGGCAACGGCTGGGTGCTCGGCGGCCTCGTCCGCATGTTGCAGGCGATGCCCGCGGATCATCCCGCACGCGCGAAATTCGTGCAGCAGTTCCGCGAGATGTCCGAGCGCATCGCCGCGTTGCAAAACCCCGACGGCTACTGGCGCGCGAGCATGCTCGATCCGCAGAGCTACCCGATGCAGGAAAGCAGCGGCACCGGTTTCTTCTGCTACGGCATCGCGTGGGGCATCAACGAGGGAATCCTCGATCGCGCCAAGTTCGAGCCGACCGTCCGCAAAGCCTGGTCCGCGCTCCTCGCGTGTGTGAAGCCCGATGGCCGTCTCACGCATGTGCAGCCGGTTGGTTTCACGCCGGTCACCTTCGACGAAAACTCCACCGAACCCTACGGCGTCGGCGCCTTCCTGCTCGCCGGCCGCGAGATGATCCGCCTCGGCCAATAA
- a CDS encoding DUF4861 domain-containing protein, whose translation MKPQLLFVGLALLSSSLLAAEKITLTVTHALDIARPSETITVPWSEINKHLPGALLQRIAVKDAQGNVLPYQVTNVAPQAKDPKGEGIAYGELIFQHDFAAGEKSATFTVEKTETVAPVFPSKAFARYVPERLDDFAWENDKIGHRTYGPALAAPADGAAKEVLVTSGLDIWCKRVSYPIVDRWYNKGHDHYHKDEGEGMDMYNVGPSRGCGGLGVWDGKTLWVGRNYKSWKVIANGPVRAIFELTYDTWMANGVMVSEVKRFTVDAGHNLDQIDSTFQITGAKEVVIGIGLNKTPADKGQEPKIATTPTPADGSITQWVEQKTNGALGTAILVASDAFQGFAEDDRNQLVLAKVAAGQSLRYFAGAGWSKAGEFTTYQAWKDYVANAAARARAPVSVTLTPN comes from the coding sequence ATGAAACCCCAACTCCTGTTCGTCGGGCTCGCTTTGCTGTCGAGCTCGCTGCTGGCGGCTGAGAAAATCACGCTCACCGTCACGCACGCGTTGGACATCGCCCGCCCGTCCGAGACGATCACCGTCCCGTGGTCCGAGATCAACAAACACCTCCCCGGCGCGTTGCTGCAGCGCATCGCGGTGAAGGACGCGCAAGGCAACGTTCTCCCTTACCAAGTCACCAACGTCGCCCCGCAGGCCAAGGATCCGAAAGGCGAGGGGATCGCTTACGGCGAGTTGATCTTCCAGCACGACTTCGCCGCCGGCGAGAAGAGCGCGACGTTCACCGTCGAGAAAACCGAGACCGTCGCGCCCGTGTTTCCTTCAAAAGCCTTCGCGCGCTACGTGCCCGAACGGCTCGACGACTTCGCCTGGGAAAACGACAAGATCGGACACCGCACCTACGGCCCCGCGCTCGCCGCTCCGGCGGACGGTGCCGCCAAGGAAGTGCTCGTCACCAGCGGCCTCGACATCTGGTGCAAGCGCGTGAGCTACCCGATCGTTGACCGCTGGTATAACAAGGGCCACGACCACTACCACAAGGACGAGGGCGAGGGCATGGACATGTATAACGTCGGCCCGTCGCGCGGCTGCGGCGGCCTCGGCGTGTGGGACGGCAAGACGCTCTGGGTTGGCCGAAACTACAAATCGTGGAAGGTCATCGCGAATGGTCCGGTCCGCGCGATCTTCGAGCTCACCTACGACACGTGGATGGCCAACGGCGTGATGGTTTCCGAGGTTAAGCGCTTCACCGTCGATGCCGGGCACAATCTCGATCAGATCGACAGCACCTTCCAGATCACCGGTGCGAAGGAAGTCGTCATCGGCATCGGCCTGAACAAGACGCCCGCTGACAAAGGCCAGGAGCCGAAGATCGCGACGACGCCCACACCGGCCGACGGCTCGATCACGCAATGGGTCGAGCAGAAGACCAACGGCGCGCTCGGCACCGCAATCCTCGTCGCCTCGGACGCGTTCCAAGGCTTCGCCGAGGACGATCGCAACCAACTCGTGCTCGCCAAGGTCGCCGCGGGCCAATCGCTCCGCTACTTCGCCGGCGCCGGTTGGTCCAAGGCCGGCGAGTTCACCACTTACCAGGCTTGGAAAGACTACGTCGCCAACGCCGCCGCGCGTGCGCGCGCCCCTGTTTCCGTTACCCTCACCCCGAACTGA
- the kduD gene encoding 2-dehydro-3-deoxy-D-gluconate 5-dehydrogenase KduD, protein MLDSFKLTGKTAVVTGAARGLGQGMALALAEAGANIVAVDILPADDTVKQVQALGSKAVAVVGNLGDRASIPQVIATAKQTFPALDILVNCAGIIRREDFVKFSEKDWDDVMGINIDAVFFLSQAFCNDVVSRGGTGKIINIASMLSFQGGIRVPSYTASKSAVQGLTRLIANELASKGINCNAIAPGYMATDNTAPLRADEKRSAAILDRIPAGRWGTPDDLKGAVVFLASSASDYVNGYTIAVDGGWLAR, encoded by the coding sequence ATCCTCGACTCCTTCAAACTCACCGGAAAAACCGCCGTCGTCACTGGCGCCGCGCGCGGCCTCGGTCAAGGCATGGCGCTCGCACTCGCTGAAGCCGGCGCGAATATCGTCGCCGTCGACATCCTGCCCGCGGACGACACCGTCAAGCAGGTGCAGGCGCTCGGCAGCAAAGCCGTCGCCGTCGTCGGCAACCTCGGCGATCGCGCGTCGATCCCGCAAGTCATCGCCACCGCGAAGCAGACGTTCCCCGCGCTCGACATCCTCGTGAACTGCGCCGGCATCATCCGCCGCGAGGACTTCGTGAAGTTCTCCGAGAAGGACTGGGACGACGTAATGGGCATCAACATCGACGCCGTGTTCTTCCTCAGCCAGGCGTTCTGCAACGACGTCGTCTCGCGCGGCGGCACGGGCAAGATCATCAACATCGCCTCGATGCTCTCGTTCCAAGGCGGCATCCGCGTGCCGTCCTACACCGCGTCGAAGAGCGCCGTGCAAGGCCTGACGCGCCTCATCGCCAACGAGCTCGCGTCGAAGGGCATCAACTGCAACGCGATCGCGCCCGGCTACATGGCGACCGACAACACCGCGCCGCTCCGCGCCGACGAGAAGCGCTCCGCCGCCATCCTCGATCGCATCCCCGCGGGCCGCTGGGGCACGCCCGACGACTTGAAGGGTGCCGTGGTTTTCCTCGCGTCCTCCGCGTCCGACTACGTCAACGGCTACACGATCGCCGTCGACGGCGGCTGGCTCGCGCGCTGA